A stretch of Linepithema humile isolate Giens D197 chromosome 3, Lhum_UNIL_v1.0, whole genome shotgun sequence DNA encodes these proteins:
- the LOC105669888 gene encoding regulation of nuclear pre-mRNA domain-containing protein 1B, whose protein sequence is MTGFTESALVKRLMDLNPSQQSIQTLSLWLIHHRKHHPTIVKIWFKEMCKVKDNRKLMFMYLANDVIQNSKKKGPEFGKEFESVLPKAFEHMKGFDEKTRERLNRLLQIWEERGVYDKAQIAEFKAAFAQSEKDIVAPPKKKAKIEIEKVKKEKKERKKSETEVVEVDGTKELHVTLSPRTPAGDPPETEELIKALMDLENTASSDANIRERIASLPPEVSEVSLLANLADRTAADQLSAAVNEAATLLADYNGRLQAEMEDRRRLLTMLRDYTLAQRQLLQQAQSTLEDYKEKLKKVCAVRSEVKSHISNLPDLTQLPDVTGGLAPLPSAGDLFSMH, encoded by the exons ATGACGGGATTCACAGAGAGTGCCCTGGTCAAACGGCTGATGGATCTAAATCCGTCGCAGCAGAGCATCCAGACGCTTTCACTCTGGCTTATACATCACAGAAAACATCACCCGACCATCGTGAAGATCTGGTTCAAAGAAATGTGCAAag tgAAGGACAATCGCAAGTTGATGTTTATGTATCTGGCTAATGATGTCATCCAAAATAGCAAGAAGAAAGGACCGGAGTTTGGAAAGGAATTTGAATCAGTTTTACCAAAAGCTTTTGAGCATATGAAGGGTTTTGATGAAAAGACGAGGGAACGATTAAATAGGTTACTACAAATCTGGGAAGAAAGAGGAGTTTATGACAAAGCACAGATAGCCGAGTTTAAAGCAGCTTTTGCACAATCCGAGAAGGATATTGTGGCACCACCAAAAAAGAAagctaaaattgaaattgagaAAGTGAag AAGGAGAAGAAGGAGAGGAAAAAATCTGAGACTGAAGTAGTGGAAGTGGACGGTACCAAAGAGCTCCATGTGACGTTGAGCCCACGGACTCCCGCTGGCGATCCACCGGAAACCGAGGAACTCATCAAGGCTTTAATg GATCTGGAAAATACCGCGTCCTCAGACGCCAATATCAGAGAACGTATTGCATCCTTACCACCGGAAGTCTCAGAAGTTTCGTTGCTCGCGAATCTCGCCGATCGAACAGCCGCGGATCAGTTGAGTGCCGCGGTAAACGAGGCTGCCACGCTCTTGGCGGATTACAATGGACGGTTGCAGGCTGAGATGGAGGATAGGAGAAGACTTCTAACAATGCTGCGCGATTACACTTTGGCACAAAGGCAGTTACTTCAGCAGGCACAAAGCACTTTAGAA gaCTATAAAGAAAAGCTCAAGAAGGTGTGTGCGGTCCGGTCAGAGGTAAAGTCTCACATCTCGAATCTTCCCGATTTAACACAACTGCCCGACGTGACTGGCGGTCTGGCACCTCTTCCTTCCGCTGGCGATCTGTTTTCCATGCATTAG